AGGGTGCAAGCCGTGCCCTGGCCCTCGTGTGGGgtggctgggggctggcaggggctgtccaTGAGCACTGGTGAGGGAGGAatcccctgggctgtgcctccCAGAGCACGACCTGATGAAGAATAACTCCATAATCTCAGCCAGTGCAGGGATCTGCTTGCTCAGCCCCCTTCTCCGAGCTCCTTTGCAAGCTCCCTTTCCTCCTTGGCTGGGAAGCGCCCACGGTTGGCACATGATGGAAATCCCAATGAGAGAAGCTCCCCTTCCAGAGCCAGCACCGCAGGgctcccagccacagccaccaccCTTTGCCTTtaaccccagcactgcctgcagagcCCTTGAGCTTCCCGCTCTTCCACCTCATAGTTCAGGGCCAGGGACATCCCTGAAGTGTCCCCAGCCCAAGGTGATGGTGGTGAATGAAGGGTGAGACCCCCAAACAGTTCCCAGCAagccaggagctctgtgggGGTTGCAATCTTGACCCAAAGCATCCAACGAGCCCCAGCACCCCCATTCAACCCCCCGTAACTTCGTAGTGCTTAATTACAAGTAGCAGGGATTTGGAGAGGAAGCGGAGGGGGCGAGCACAGGACAGATTGGAGGGAAGATTgtgctgggggtggcagggctgtCAAGCCAGAAACACAAGAGCTGATTAGCATTTCTAATTATAACCGCTGCGCTGAGCCCGGCAGGCCcggcaggcagcagaggcagctgacgGGCTGTGCGGAGCCAGCTGTGGATGCCACGCAGGAAGCGCGGGCGATCAGCCTCAAATCCTCCAGAGATGCACAGAAAAGAGCATTAAAGCCTGGATCCATCATCTCCGGAGCTGCGGCGCTGCCCGGGAATGCCGGGTGCCATCGCAGCCCGCCCGGGGCAGAAATCCCTCTGGTTTGTGGCCATGGGGCTGATGCTGATGGCAGAGGAAAGGGGGGTGAGCATGTGCCCCTATTTTGGTTTGAGGTCCTGCACCCCCCTGCtgaccagcagctctgggcactgccagtGATGGCAttgggctgtccccagctgtcaccCGACTCTGACATCCCACCCAGAGGAAGATGGGCAGCTCAGGGTGCTCTGGAGGGGACGAGGGGATGGGTGGCTGGAGGTCCCTGCTCACGagtcagggctgctctgcactgctgttaGCTCTGGCTGGAGATCATTTACTCCTTATCATTTAGTCAGGTAAATATTGTGGGCCAGCAAATGACcgctgcagggctgtggctgccccgcGAGCTGCCATGTCCCGAGGGCACGATGCTCTTGGGGACGTGCCCGCAGAGCCACCGCCTGGCAGGGAAGTGATCAGAGGCCAGCGTGCGGCACACTGCGGGCTTAGCTGGGATTAGCAGGGCTTTGACCAGGAGAAACCGAAGCGACTTAATCAAGGCAGGGAGTGAAAGAATtcccagggaggagctgagcATTGGCTGATCCCGGCACCTTCTGGAGGCTGACAGCGCCTGCGGGAGCATTTTCCCCACCTTTGAGCTACACAGCTCTGGGTGCCTGCCTGATGCTGGAGCccatcctggcagtgccaggggaattttggggaggggagagatGCCTTGCACAGgggcagcagcccaggcagtgcATCCCTGGTGCCAGGTGTCTGGGATAGAAACCGGACATTGGCACCACGAGGAGGGATCTCGCTTCCCTTGTGCGTTGGGTATCATCACACCTGcagaatttttattactcttatGATTGGATTAATTAATCATTCAGTGATAACTGCTCATTAGGCATCCTAACAATCAATACTAATCACTTAATTACTTGGCATATTACAGCTTGGGATGGTCTTCTCATTCCTAATTAGATTCGCTGGACAATCCACCCCTGAATTTTGCAGAGCCCCACAGCAGAGTTCTGTGGATTTCAAGCCACCCTcatccctgcccaggtgtgtcaTTTCCCATCTCCATGGAGAATTCTTCCCCCACTCTTGGCCTCCAAAATCAGAGTTCAAGtcagaaggagctgcaggagcagggtgagCAGGGAGCGTGGAATGCATTCAGCAATGCAccttcctgtccctgctgcatcccaaaTTATCAACCCCACCATCAAAAATAAATCTCAGAGGCTCTTCTTTTTTACTGTCttaattaacattaaaaataagaacCTGCCAGAGAACCATCCTGGCTTCAGTGGGATGGTAAAACCTGCCTGGATGGGGGCTGTTGGTGGCCGAGGTGACGTTCATTGTCCCCATCACCGCTGTGGGCAATGTCAGCCCAGCCCACACAGAGGTCAGGGCacagcactggagcagcagggacctCCTTGGAGTTAAAAGCAGGCAGCGAACACGCTGCAGGATTTGGGAGGTTTCAGGCAGTTTTGTGTGATGCTCCTTATTCATCACCATTATTTGGATTAGTCTGGCAAAGGCTTTTGCTCATTAGGCCCTGATTACTCAGTGCTTGGCGCTCACTGAGCAGGGATCTGGGCTCGTAGTGACCAGCTTGTTTTCAAAGGTCATTTTAAGCCAAATTCAAAAGGAAGGAGCAACCTGAGCCATGAAAAGGGGGCAAACGGATAATCTGAAGATTTGCTGATAGCAGGCAAGGAATTATCTTAACAATGCCCTCGTGACTCGGTCTCCCACATCATTTCCCATCATATTATTTGCTCTCTGTCCCCCTTGCTCTAACTTGCCTGTGCACACAGGATCCCCCTGATGGGGCTGTCTCTGGCCTATTGGACACAAAGTCTTGCCATGAGGTTTCCCTGCCTGGCCGCAGTGCACACAGGGAGGaccagccagtgctgctgctgggcttcgGGGTGGGGAAAAGACACagcaaggaggggaaggagcgGCAGTGATGGCAGGGCTGAGGCccgaggggctgcagcccccgaGCTGTGCTCGCAGGTTACCTGCTATGGGTAACAAGGAGGCAGTCTGGCCGTCTGCCACCCAAAATGGCTTTGAATaaacctggagctgctgtgagtGCTGGGGGCCAGGTGGGATCAGCATCTCCACAgacccctccctgctctgccaggatcATCAACCAGGGCTTGGAGAGCCCCTGTGCGGTGGGATGGGCATGGGGATGAGATCCTCAAGCGGGATGCGCGGGTGGACGGAACCCCCAGGCTGTGGCATGAGACCCTGGGGTGGGATGCCCAGGTGCGGAGCGCTGGACCGGCCTTGACCCagcggggccgtgccgggcAGCAGCCCCCCGGCTCCCCGGGCTGCGGCGGAGCTGCGAGCGCCGCCCCCACCTCCCGCACCGCCCCGCGCCGGGCGgagccgccgagccccgcgggccgggccgggcgctgcGGCGGAGCGAGCGGCGCGGCTGGGCCCCCCTTCCCCGGgaccccggcccgccccggccccggcggcggtgcgggggccgcggccgccccaGCCATGCCCCCCGGAGCCTGAGGCCCGCGGCCGCGGGGCGCCCGCAGCATGCGGAGGATCCGGCGGCTGGTGCATCTGGTGCTCTTCTGCCCCTTCTCCAAGGGCCTGCAGGTACCGGCAGAGGGAGGATGCGCCGGGATGGAGGATGCGGGCTCGGGGATGCGCCGGGCCGGGGGGAATGCGCTGGGATGGGGGGTGCGGGCTCGGGGATGCGCTGGGATGGGGGGATGCGCTGGGATGGGGGTGCGGGCTCGGGGATGCGCTGGGATGGGGGTGCGGGCTCGGGGATGCCCGTCTCCGCATCCTGGCACCGGCCGTGCACAAAGGGACGCTCCGCCTCGGTTCCCCCGACGCCGGTGCAAGGAGCTGGGGGCCGGGCACCGGCACCGCGGGGGTCTGGAGCGGTACCGGGGCCGCTGCGGTTGCATAACCCGCGCCGCGCTCCTCCGTGCCGGAGCCTGGGAGCACCGGGGCAGCCCAGGCGGCAGCCCGCAGCGCTGGGTGAAGCCGCcgatgcagcagggcagggatggctccttccttctctttctttattttccctcctcttcccatctCTGAGCTTCCGAGGGGCCGGGCACCTCCCTCAGatctccagggatgctggggccAGGGATGTCAAGGATGCTGGAATGGGTTTTTCTCTGCAGCCGTGGGATGAGAGAGCCTGACTATGGCAAAGATCCTGGAGCAGAGGGGTTATCCCGGAGGGGATGAGGGGATACCCGGTgggcagagggtgctggcaggaggtgggtgcacagctgggagtgctgtgaaACAACCCCCGTGTTCCCAGGGGAGCCACAGAGTTGGAGCAGGATTTTGTTGATGCTGCATCCATTTTGCCTTTGAAGTCAGCCCCAGCCCAAAGTCACTTTCATATCCTCGAGTCACTCTAAAACTAAACACAGCAAGTCTCACAGGGCAACACCCTTCAGTGCAGGGAAGGCAGTGGGGAGAGACACCCCTGTGCCTTGAgactgaggtgctggaggaaCCCTCAAAATCCAAAATCTAAGCAAAGCTCAGGGGAACCTCTCATTGAAATGCATCCCCCACTCCCAGGTTTCTTTCCACTGTTTTGGGGATGATGAAGCCAGAGCTCCCCATGCCATGCTCAGGCCACAGTCCTGACCTGCTTCTCCCACAGGAACATGATGGATTCTAAGTCAGAATAAgcaaaaagtgacattttggCTATTCCAGGGTTCTCCAAGACGTATCTCTAGCAGGAAGTCCCTGGAAGAGCCCCTTTGCTGAGGGCAGGGGGCCCCTGGGCAGTTTTggggggctgctgtgctgggggatcTCAGGGTCTCAGTGTGTCTGACTTCAGGGCCATGAGCTGGTTCTCAGCTCACAGGAGCAGCCACCCCACGCTttgtctttgccaagtcctggctgtgcttggcttccctttaatttaatttcacgTTAATTAGCAGTGCCATTGCTTCACAGGCAAACTGGGCACCCTGGCCCTCTTCACACTTTAGGGTTTCCAATTAACAGGAGAAATGTCACGATCTGGAGGCAGACCTGCCTGCTCTCACCCTCACTGCCCATTCCTGCGGCTCCCAGAGCCCTGACAGCTCCTGGAAAGGGGCTGAGGAGGAGCATTTTGGAGGTGGGGAGTGCTTTTGGGCTACAAGACCCAAGCGAGGATCCCTGGCAGGTTTTAAAGGTGCTGCACCCACTCAGATCCAGCCCTATCCCAGCAGCAGGTCGTGAGGAGGGTTTGGAGGTGGTCAAAAGCCAAGGGTTCTGTAGAATTACCTATAGAAATGGGATGGAAGGGTTTGTTTAGTGCAAGGATTCATTCCCTGCCCTTTGGAACTGCCGGGATCTGCTCCGTTACACGAGCCAGGTGAGCAGCCTGTCTTGCAGGAGGCCAgatggcagcagtgctgctgtgccagggtcAGGGGGGAAGGAACAAAGCCAGCAAACAAAATCCTGCTGAGAGCCTCCGAGTCGTTTGCACAGAGCATCACCCATGAGCTCCCAGGTTTGTCACTCACCCACTCCCACACGGGAACTGCTGTTGGGAGCTTCCCCTGCCCGTGGAGCTTTGTAAAGGGGGGGTTCTGCTGAGAGGGGTCCCCCCAAACAGGAGCAGAGCTCTTGCAGCCCCACTGGGGTACCCCAGGCTTGCACAGGGCAGGAGAGCGGGAGGATGTGaccacagctcccagggatgcacagcaCCCAGCTCCTTGCAGCCCAGCCTGGTAATCCCCCTGCTTTTAGGGAATTTTAACTGACCTACTTGCAGCAGGAGTTGCATAAGAGACtgatgaatatatatatataaaaaaggcTGAAGGTTTCCCCAGCGCTCAGGTCGGTCTGCGTGGCAGAAGCTGTCCTtggccagctgctgctgccctgggcaaaGCCCTGCCCTTCAGAAAGGGtttcaaaagcatttcctttcccttgcaGGGCCGCCTCCCGGGCATCAAGGTGAAGTACCTGCTGGTGGTCTGGCTGGGCATCTTCGTGGGCAGCTGGGTGGCCTACATGCACTACTCGTCCTACTCGGAGCTGTGCCGCGGCCACGTCTGCCGGATGATCATCGTgagtggcagcacagccccgTGGCTCCTGTTcggggtgctgggctgggtggggctgTGGGAGCCCCATTTCCATCCTCCCAAACccctcctggcagctgctgccctggtgcTGTCCCTGACACGGCACGGAGCTCGGAGCAGGAGGGGTGACCTTACCCTGCCAGGGTGACAGTGAAACAATTCCATGAGATGTCAGAGGGAAGCAGCCAGGGCAGACGTGGGCAGATCCACGTCTGTGCAGATGAAGCTGGAATgtcagggcagggagcaggatctgtgggcagggacagcatTACACCAGTcccctctgggctctgcagagcaggaggaaaaagggagCACTCAGTCCATGGCACCTGTCTGTGACTGCTGAGGAGCCCtaaggaaagaaagcagcagagctccGTGTGGCAGCCTGTTTTGCCTGTTTGGGGGTTTGCAGTGTGGTTCACGTTCCGTGCTCCCCGTGTAGGGTGCCCCAAGAGTGCTGTGTGTGCCCCTGCCATAGGAGAGGgtctcagcccagcccaggcggggagggggagctgggctgtgtcagAACAAGCCTCGTTGATCAATCCCTCAGCAGAGAAGGGAGGCAGGAATTGCCATAACAACAGCGACGATCgtttaatttgattttctgcCTGACTCCGACCGCGGGGTCTTGGGCGCTAATTCCTGCTCGGAGCTGGGGCTTCCAGGCACCGTGTCTGGCCGTGTCCCCTGTGAGCAGGTCCAAGGGTTAATTCTCAtccacagcattaaaaaaaagggaaaagatgcAGTGAAtgtctgcagctccagcttgcagccctgaggctgccatGCCCTcgctgaggagctgcagagctgcagcctctcctgcccagggatgtctccagctccagcctggccacgGATCAGAGCTACtgtctgtccccatccctgccacccCTGGGACTGGGGCCAGCCTGGCTCACAGCAGGGactgctgctctcctgagctgcctcAGCCTGTGCATCCTCACCCAACTCCATGCTAccctctcctccagcccaggAAGTTCTCCCAGGCCCCTggatttgcagcagcagcagcagccaggaacaAATCCCTGAgatccctcctgcagcacaggggtccctgccagcccagccccaccacaCCCATGGCACTGAGCCATCCCTAAGGGCCAGTAGAAATCTGTCCCTGCTGAGCTCCTCTCTCTCCTTGCTCTCCCCAGTGTGACCAGTACAAGAAAGGGATCATTTCTGGCTCCACGTGTAAGGACCTGTGTGAGGAGCGCGGCCTCCTGTTCCAGcactgcctctcctcctcccccagccagCAGGTAGGTCTGTGCCCCCAGccatgccagggctgggcaccagCACCAAACCCTGCACATCTCCCCCTCTGCCCATCCCAAACCAGAACCCAgctctctccccctccctgtgctccaggtTTACAGAGGGCtctggagggacagggaggtgatCATCAAATGTGGCATCGGGGAAGCCCTGAGGGCCGACAGCCGCCCGGACTCTGTGCCCAGGAGGGACGTGGTGCTCTTCGACAAACCCACACGGGGAACCTCCATGGACGAGTTCAAGGAAATGCTGCTCAACTTCCTGAAGGTCGGTGCAGGGCCCTGTGGGATCCCACAGGCCTGGGATGGCTCCTGTGAGTCAGAAACACCAAGTGTGTTTGTCCTTCCCTTTGAACGAGAGCTCCTCCTGCCCGTGCCCCCCACCCAGTGCTGGGTGCTGGTGCCATGCACTGGTTTAGTGGAGGAAATGAGTTCTTATCTGTGAGATTTCAGtagcagcatccctggaggtggctgTGCCACGGCTGTGGGTGGcatctgtgctgggcagggctgatTTGGTAGTTACCCCTGGTAGTTACCCCTGTTGGGGCTTCTGCAGCAGTGGTGGGGtagcagctctggcaggaggCTCTAGAGCAGCGCTGAGGCTGGTAAaactctgctggagctggatcTGCCCACGCATGGTGTAGCACTGGATTTTCTGGAGCGTCAccatttcctcctctccccagctcagATCTTTGCTCCCCCGGTTCTGTTTTGTGATGTGACACCCAAACATGGGGAGCCGTGAGGGTCTGATGCCACTTCTTGTCCTGTTTGCAGTCCAAGCTGGGGGATCAGCCATCTCTTCCTGCCTTGGTGAGCCGGATCATCACCATGGCAGACGTGAACCGTGAcgggaaggtgtccctggcagaGGCCAAATCCATCTGGGCGCTGCTTCAGCTCAACGAGTTCCTCCTCATGTTCTCCTTGCATGAGAAGGAGCACACGGCCAAGCTGCTGGGGCACTGCGGGGACCTTTATGTCACCGAGAAGATCCCCCACACGTCCCTCTACGGGGTGGATGTCCCCCCTTTCCTGCAGTCCCTGCTGCCTTCCGTCGCCCACCAGCTCATCCACCAGTGGTTTGCGCCGGCCTGGCCGCGGCGCGCCAAGATCGCCATCGGCCTGCTGGAGTTCGTGGAGGAAATCTTCCACGGGACCTACGGGAACTTCTACATCTGCGAGAGCAGCCTCAGGAACGTGGGCTACAACGACAAGTACGACTTCAAAATGGTCAACCTG
The genomic region above belongs to Vidua macroura isolate BioBank_ID:100142 chromosome 21, ASM2450914v1, whole genome shotgun sequence and contains:
- the DIPK1B gene encoding divergent protein kinase domain 1B isoform X1, with protein sequence MRRIRRLVHLVLFCPFSKGLQGRLPGIKVKYLLVVWLGIFVGSWVAYMHYSSYSELCRGHVCRMIICDQYKKGIISGSTCKDLCEERGLLFQHCLSSSPSQQVYRGLWRDREVIIKCGIGEALRADSRPDSVPRRDVVLFDKPTRGTSMDEFKEMLLNFLKSKLGDQPSLPALVSRIITMADVNRDGKVSLAEAKSIWALLQLNEFLLMFSLHEKEHTAKLLGHCGDLYVTEKIPHTSLYGVDVPPFLQSLLPSVAHQLIHQWFAPAWPRRAKIAIGLLEFVEEIFHGTYGNFYICESSLRNVGYNDKYDFKMVNLRKVATEMTIRGFLKGRHCEQNGDCTYGRDCTATCDKLLKQCKSDVVQPNLAKVCGLLQDYLLYGAPLELKEELQKQLRTCMTLSGLASQMEVHHSLVLNNLKTLLWKKISNTKYS
- the DIPK1B gene encoding divergent protein kinase domain 1B isoform X2 — encoded protein: MSSQGRLPGIKVKYLLVVWLGIFVGSWVAYMHYSSYSELCRGHVCRMIICDQYKKGIISGSTCKDLCEERGLLFQHCLSSSPSQQVYRGLWRDREVIIKCGIGEALRADSRPDSVPRRDVVLFDKPTRGTSMDEFKEMLLNFLKSKLGDQPSLPALVSRIITMADVNRDGKVSLAEAKSIWALLQLNEFLLMFSLHEKEHTAKLLGHCGDLYVTEKIPHTSLYGVDVPPFLQSLLPSVAHQLIHQWFAPAWPRRAKIAIGLLEFVEEIFHGTYGNFYICESSLRNVGYNDKYDFKMVNLRKVATEMTIRGFLKGRHCEQNGDCTYGRDCTATCDKLLKQCKSDVVQPNLAKVCGLLQDYLLYGAPLELKEELQKQLRTCMTLSGLASQMEVHHSLVLNNLKTLLWKKISNTKYS